atgcattgatttcttaaacatgcataataaatataacaacattttttgcataactgaacatgcattaaacattggagctgcataacatgtgatgtagatattttaaacaatcataactaaccatgcattaaacattgggagctgcatgacatattatgcaaacaagcataaaGGTAATTTTGATGTACTTACAGGCTGTTGGCATTCTCAAAGTATGTCTCCAGTACTTCCATCATGGCTGATTATATTGTATCCTTGTAATCTTGAaagcattccattgtttccagcggccagcagacgtacggggattttcttcttcaactttattctcatcaAGCTTGTCTTTTTGCTTTTTCTGCTTCCCTAGCTCACAATATTTGAGTAGTACACTGGTTGTCCTTTGATTCCATGTTgtcctttccttgattcttcttaccttgctTCCTGGTTGCTTCACATCCTCTTCTGCCTTGTTTGCTTTTCGCTTCAATACTGAATTTTTCTTCAGTGTTGACCTCTTCAAAAATTCTGTTCGTGGTACAAACTCCCCTCCTACGTCTTCTTCCTAGAGATTCATGTAACTAAAATGTGTTAGATATAAACAgtttattatgaaattaagtaaatagttgattaaacagcaaaacaacaatatagtaaacagtttatagttgattaaaaataataagtagtacatagttgatttgacattaataaaaataccataataaaagaTGTTATGTTGCTTTTCTAAAAGTTTTAAAATACAAAATCTGTTTATATTTTAGGTACCAGGTTTTTTGAAATGGTCTCCATCTCAGCATCTTCATTATAGCCGTTTTCTCTTTCAGCATCTTGTGTGGCACCAGGAGTTaaaggattctcaaccaccatctccttctctgcatcaacaaccatctcaacagctacttgttgtggcttttcagccactggttcttctggttgttgtggttcttcagtttgatgttgtggtatctcaacagcgggttgttgcagattttcagcttgttgttgtggtccaccagcatcatctttaattgcagcagcaggttgtgataaatgcagattaaATGTGGGCACCACATATTCTTTTGCTTTCTTCTGAGGTTCTGgaagaatgtcatcatcaccaCCGGCCAAAAAGTCTCTTTCATGTGCTTCAAGCCTTTCTTGTGTTGTTGCTATATTTGGTGTTGTCTCCAATTCCACTTGAGTTTCTGTTTCCTTGTCGTCGCTGGAGAGATTAACagctttttccatgtccatgaacttgaaaggtgaagactggataccttgactagccgtttggtcttggctatcgagtctgataacttctggcactgattcttgtgtaggtggttcagttgaagataccagttcaacaagagtctcattccttggaaagttttggctcagtgggtcgcttggcttagctgatgatacattgacactaggtccccctgacgactcctcctgcacttctatgttgccacaatcaacgagcaattccttcacgtaattatacaacttttcattgaagtctactccactctgtctattcctctcctgaGTCTGCTTCATGTCTTTCAGCTTTGCTTCAATGATCTGCAACCTTGCTTCAGCACAATCGGGGGGACACGTTTCTTGTTCAATGATCTTAATCGCATCCAGAAATGCTTCTTCATAATTTTCCAtgttctcttcaagattcattgcgacgagatcatatatctctttcctttttcttggttttcttggttcacagaattccatctccattgcactgtactcatatctaaatttctcattatactgcaacatgattaaagacactcatcaaaggaatgcataacaaatataacaacattttttatatgcataacctgtgatgcagctaatctaaacaatgcataactagtcatgcatttaatattggaactgaataatatgtcatgcattgatttgttaatgtgcataacttattatgcattttaaaaacacaaccctgcttaactccttttcaatattgaaaaatgcataaccggtcatgcattcatatattcggctgcataacatgttatgcattgatttattaaggtgcataacttattatgcagttatccttttttgctaacgtaacttattatgcattcatttttaaggaatttagagatactgtcatagatgcatgaaggtcaattataaatcatgaaatgttcacaaacaggtacctttaagaacgtaatattcttcttgagcattgctttcttcattgctgccaagtcccacttcgcagctctcggtgtagcattggaaattaccttgacgatgtctgatgatatctcatctatgttagaatgctcagccaaccaaagctgcaaaaaataataactaataagatattttgtatccaagaaagtaatatttattgacagatgttatgaaagtaaaaaaaaaactaactcacaagagaatatatagtgcaaccactgcaattcctgatatgaagattgtttcttttgacagtcttgatgctctccatcaggtgttcatgaataagatcaggaaaagagacagagtccatggtttccaaatccttaacCAAACCAACATACGAGACGTCTAAATTGTCTCCACTTGAACGACGAAAGAACAAGACAACTAGCATGTAAAGGCAGATAAGgcagacaacttcctcttcatgacctttcttatcaagtttttccaacaccagcctttcaatatcatctatccacacctttgttaccCGTGCTTTGGGATCTTTGCTGATAAATCCTGGCTTTGTTTTGAATGGGAATTGCTTGACGAGGGGATGTGACTGAGTCAGCTCTATCTCTGCCTTCGAAGTCAAAATATCATTTCCTCTGTCTCCTTCAATTCTTGGAATCAGAAATGTAATAGCAAGCTCACTAGACGTTGATGCTATGGACTTGTTTTCagacaacttgaatgaatgttgattcaaatattcatggtcatatgatagaaagACTTCATCCATCAGCTTGTTGCTCTTAGCATCCAAGTATTCCATGTTTGCAGCATATAACCAGTTATAGAACTTTCcaaacacacacacattcatcatgttatcctgcaacggattcaaaccacctctgtcttttatcttactaaacaagtgacctaccctaaggaaacctgctctataagtacctccttgaactgcatatttggttttaggtttaactgcataaaaaaagaacaaaaaaaatgcattttagaactgctattttagaacaacaaaggaatgcataacaaatataacaacattttttatatgcataacctgtgatgcagcaagtctaaacaatgcataactagtcatgcatttaatattggaactgaataatatgccatgcattgatttgttaaggtgcataacttattatgcatttaaaaacacaaccctgcttaacttaTTATGTATTTAACCACACATGCCTCTTTCTCAGGTATCTGCATAAACCATTATGCACATCTTTTACCATGCATAATCTATCATGCACTACTAGTTAATACTACGTAAAAAAACAGTTGACTGGATAACATATTCTGCATATTTTTTAAGAAGGCACAATCTGTTATGCATTTGTTTTTTTAACAAGCATAATGTGTTTTACATACAAACAAGCAGGTAAATGATAAGAGAAGTTTATTAACTGATGCATAACAGGAACAGGAAGTAATTCAACGCACCTTGTTTATAGAAAACACATTGCTTattagattcttcttcttcttcctcttcactcTCGGATTTTTCGATttgcttcttcttcatccttCTCAGGTCTTTCGATTGTTTGGGTtcatgtctttttcttttcttctgatgATCAACAGCTTGCTTCACTGAAACAGGCCAAATCATATTGTAACAAATCAATGACACCAATTAAACAATATATCACACAGAAGATACCACAAGCAAATCTTACCATCTTCGGCATCATTTGTATTATCATCCTCATTATCTGTATCATCACTCAATACTTCCTTTGGTGCagctttctttgctttctttttttccttaGTATCTTTTTCAGGCCTAGGTGAACTAGGTGATACTTGAGGTGACACCTGATATTTTAATATCTGCGACTTCCTTGATGGGGTTGCTTCAGGATCTTTtcaacacacaaataaataagcTATTTAAGTTATGCAGTAACTTTAGTAAGCAGATGAAAGTTAAAATTTAAACAGATGAAAATTAAAAAGCAACACTTAAAAACAGGTGTTATGCAGTGTTTTTTTTTGtaagcataacctgtcatgcatctgaataacaagttacacacattaatttgatgttgcataccctgtcatgcatctgcagaacaagttatgcagatttaTGTTATGCAGAATCACACATGAGAACTAGTTATGCATATCAGAGCCTTTCTTACTCTTCTTCAGAGCATCTCCCTTTGCCttgatttgcatctccttcagtgtttcgacactatcaatttcttcttgttcatcttcaacatcagtaggtaaaatcacattgaggagaaaattatgttaaaatcgaagaagaataaagtgataactcaaaaaaaattatgggTATTCAGAATGAAACTCTCACCAGAAACAGTTTTCTTTTTAGGTTCATCATCGGCAATTACTGtaacaaaatttaagattaaaaaaaaattcaaaaaaaaacaaaatcaaacactaacagatgaagctaatgataaatctcaccgggttttttctgtttcttcgacttcatttttccttcgattttccctttttcatctgaagcatcaagaacaaaaattaaaatcgaaaatcaaataaaatcaaatgtaccgaatgcgtgcaagaataagatcgattaaactagttttagtacctaacttcttctcttttgatttctgaagacGTGTTTTTGTTGGTGTTTCATTCATTTTGGTTCTAATGAATTCTAGGgttaaggttttttagagtttgaaattgatttttagggtttgatcaacttcaatcatcggttttagggtttgatcaacttcaatcatcaatcatccgttacagtgtttatggaggaatatgaatagaaaaacggatgaagaaaaaatgagaagaagagaaaagaaatggttCCGACCGTTTTTGGGAGTTAATAAAACTGCCCAGAACCGCTGAAGGGTAATTGAGGAACTCTGCacgtttttaataattttaaataatgttgggtgcgactgtagggaaaagtaattgtgggcctggcggtaagaaaagaaaaattctgggcctgcgcctaatttccCCAAAGGAAATACGAGCAAGTCAATCTCTGCTTTTGATCAAAATCCACTGTCTTTTCATAGAGGCGTCATTTTTTGTTATGATCGTTAAAGAGGCTGGTCGGGGCgatatctcttgtatttattgGTGAATGACAATTTTCCCTCTCAAACATGAGTCAGATAACAAATTTTTCTCTCACGTAAATTGGTGGGCAGAATACCGTATGGTATCCATTCTGGAATGAAATTATCACATGAGGAAAGAAAACATAGAATACGTTATCACATCAGAAAAACAAACACAGAAAGAAACTCGATTCCCTCAAATTTTTAGATGTCGACACGAAGTACTTAATTTTTGAAATATATTATTACGTAGTTATCTGAAAACCATGTTCATAGAATATATCCTTAGTCTTGGTGTTGGTCAATAACGCAAATTAACGAGAGAATAGCTTTAGTCTTGGTGTTTGTTAATAACATAAATTAATAAGAGAATAAATGTACCCACCAAAATAAAGCAAGGATCCATGGTACggagacttttttttttgatggaaagacaaaatatATTAATCAAATAACAAAGTATAAGAGATTTAAAATCTCATTTTTGACAAAAACATTGGAAATAACACTAGATTTTGAAACTCTTTGTTGGATAATGGAAGACATGTGCCTGAGATGCTTTAACCTAACTTCTTTGGCAATTTAATCCGCTGCATAGTTGTATTTCCTGTTTATATACTTTACCTGGGCTTGAGGAAGCTTTTCCAGAATTGCGATAGTTTCCTGAATGGTATTATCAGCATTCCAAGGAGAATCATTGTAAATATTTTTAATCGATTCCTTTAGAGTTTTGCAGTTTGTTGCTATCGAGACACTAGATAATATATTTTCACTTAACCAAGACGAGGCTTTTAACAAAGCTTTCGATTCTGCATGAAAAGCTGAGGAAGCCTACTCCGATCCCGCTGCAAAGTGCAAGAATGATTCGCTATCCACTGAGTAAAGTAGAAATGCGTACCCCACCGTTGAATCTTCTTTTTTAAAAGCCCCATCAATAAAGATTATCCAGTCCGACTTTAGATCTGGCCATTTTTCCTTGgggatatttttttctttgttcttcatttttatttgGCTCTTTCCTTTGGAATTCTGGTTCAGGAATTTATTGATTTTCTCTAAGAGTTGATTCGGGTTCGGAATGATTTTTTCGAAGACCACCGAACATCTGTACTTCCAAATAAACCACGAAACAATCGCGATGTTATCCGACCATTGGGAGAATTCTTTGTCCGTGATTCACTCATGTATCCAATTAACTATTGCGTCCGCACCAATTATCGTATTCACTGATTCTAGAGAGAGACCAAACCAAATGGCTCTTGCAACAGGATAAAACCGAAAGAGGTGTTGTTCCGATTTTTGGTCATGTGAATCGCACATTGGACACTCTGTGTTTACCTCCTTATTATGAGCTCCGAGTCTTAAATTTGTTGGAAGGGCTTTTCGAgctaattttcaaacaaataatTTGATTCTTGGAATTACTTGTATCTTCCATATTTTTTGCCAAGGAAAAGTATTTAGGCCATTATCTTCTTGGTTTTGGTTTATGATAAAgttatatacattttttttccGAAAAGACTCCTGAGGGGTGATGTTGCCatcttattttttcttgttcttaTTTTTTCGGAGAAATTGCTAGAATCTTAGCTCTTATATCTTGTCTAGATCCCAGGTATCTTCAGTAGTCATCAACTCATTTACCTTCTGCAGAATATGATCTTGAATATTAATGGGTTTTTGAATAATATATGTATTAGGCACCCATTTATCTTCCCATATTTTAGTAGACGCTCCGTTTTTTACTTGCCAGACAAAATTACCTTTAATGAGCTCCAGCCCTTTTTTTATGCTAGTCCAAATCCATGATAATTTAGAAGATCTTGAGAATTCCAGAGGATGGGATTTTGGGAAATATTTGGCTTTGAGAAGTTGAACCCATAGTTGATCTTTTTTTGAAATATGACGATTGGAAAGTTTCGTAAGAAGAGCTATATTAAATTGGTGTGGATTCTTAATACCTAGACCCCCTTGAGAGATGGGCTTGCAGATGCTGATCCAGGTATTTATATAGCCTCCCCTACTTTTGTGCTTTTTTGTATTCCACCAAAAGTTTCTTTGGATTTTGTCTATTTGATCTAGCGTTTATATAGGGAGAGAAAGCACTTGCATTTGGTAGGTTGGAAATCCTTTAAGGATGGACTTTATTAGTATTGTTCTGCCAGCTTGAAAAAGTAACTTAGATTTCCAGCTTTGAAGAGTGGCATAGTATTTTTGAAGCAGAGGTTCgaaattttgttttttatttttatcaaaaaatcgGGAGTTCCTAGGTACCTCTCATTTTTTGTCAGAAGGGGAACTTTTAGGATCCTCGCTATAATTTTCCCGTGTTTTGGATGAATTCTAGGACTGTAGTAGATACCAGAATTTTGGAGGTTAACCATCTGACCCGTAATATCTCCAAATCTTGATAGGATATCTAACAAGTTTTTTGCATCGCCTAGATTAGCTCTTGTGAATAAAAAATTGTCATCTGCGAAGAAAAAATGTGAAATATTCAGGGCATCTTTATTAATCTTGAGTCCCGAAATTTTCTTTTCAGAAACAGATTTTTCCAGGAGTCTAGAAAGAATCTCCATGCATATTAGGAAAAGGTATGGAGAAAGCGGATCACCCTGTCATAGGCCTCTAGAGGTGGAGAAAATTGGACCCGGAGAGCCATTTAGAAGGATAAAAAAAGAAGTTGTGGAAATGCACTACATTATGAGATTAACCCAAGGACTACAAAAACCAAACGCTAGAAGAGCCGATTTAATAAAATTCCATTATATTCTGTCAAAAGCTTTAGAGAGGTCTAATTTTAAAGCgaaatttccttttgtagcttttgaATTTTTCATGGAGTGAATAAGCTCATGAGCTATGATAATGTTGTCCGTGATTTATCTCCTCGGGAGAAAAGCAGATTGATTAGGGGATATTATCTTGTTTAAGATAGGTTTTAGCCTGTTATCAATAATCTTGGATATGATCTTGTAAATTGTGTTACTCGGGCTGATGGGCCTAAAATATGCAGGTGTTTGTGGGGTAGATATTTTAGGAATCAGGGTTATGAAGGAGTAATTTAATTCTGGGTTTATCATTCCGATTTTTAAAAAATCTTGAACAGAAAGGATTATATCCGGGCCCAGTATATCCCAGTTGACTTTAAGAAAACCTGGTTGAAACCCATCTGGTCCTGGGGCACCCCATTGGTTCATTTTGGAAATTTTCTTCCATATTCCTTCTTTTGACGGGATAacaattaatgaagaattttcaacctcagagatGCATGGATCAATAAAACTTGGTAAGTCTTCCATCGAGTTGTTATTCTGAGATGTACCTATCTGGGTAAAATGGTTAACTAGAAGGGTATTGATTTGATCTCTGTCTGAAAGCCAGAGACCTGAAGGTTCTCTAATAGAATTTATAGAATTGATTCTTTTTCTATTGGAAGCTGTAACATGGAAGTATTATGTGTTTTGGTCATATTCCTTGAAGAATTTTTATCTTAAAATTTGATGATGATAATCGTTTTTGATTTTGTACCAGTTGCCTAGATCCGCTTGGAATTGtttaattttatctagatttttGGCGAAATTTCCAGATGTATGTAGACAATCAATCCTATTATTCAGGGATCTAATATTTTTATGGATGTTTCCAAACACATCATAATTCCATTTAGAAAGGTCTGAGGATAATAGTTTAAGCTTCGAAAAGATATTTATGTCCTGTGTGCTGGAGTGATAGTTCCAAGAGTTGGCAACTAAAGAAGCCAAAGTAGGATGTGACAGCCAGGATTTAATGCATCTAAatggtttttgtaattttttttttttaggatttgaatcAAGAAGGAGTGAAGTATGATCAGAACCAACTCTCGTCAAATGACTCACCTTTGTATCTGGAAACTTTTGCGTCCATTGGAAGGATGTTAAAGCTCTGTCGATTCTTTCACAAATATTGGCATGAACTTCTATATTATTTGACCATGTGAATAGTGCTCCTTCGTACCCCGCATCTTGTAGTCCCAAAGGATCAATTGTTCGAATTATGAAAGATTTGCTACTTGACCTTGTTTTGTTTCCACCTTGTTTTTCATCTGGATCTAGAATAACGTTTAAATCGCCAATTATCAACCAAGGTTTCTTGACCTGTTGACCAATGTTAACAATATATGACCATCATTAAAATTTATCTTCCGACTCAACTGCACCATAAACGCAAGTAATTATCACCTCAGTTATTccaatttttgttttaaaatggcACATGTTTAGGTTTGATGAGATTAGGTGCATTTCTATGTTGTTGTGCCACGCTATTGCTAGCCCTTTCGCAATTCCCACGGAAGGAACTATAAATGTGACGGCCCGGAAAAATTTTCCCTTCCGATCGGCCGTGGAGTTCGGTCAACCGTGGAGTTCCAAATCCTCCGAGCTGCCATAAAAATAATAACCAAAAGTAATAAGGTACAAAGATATGTTTAAACATCCTAATAAGACAGGACAGCTACACAGTTTTTCAGAAACTGCAGTTTCAGCAGTACACAATGAAATTCAGAAGTTTTGATACCATTAAAAAGCTAAGAAACCCTACTTTGACATAAAAATGGTAAACAAGGGTAATGAGGTACAAAACTATGTTTAAATCTCTCAACTAAACATGACAGAAGTGCCGTCCTTCAGAAAATTCAGTTTTAGTAGTCTGTAATCAAAAATTCGTGTAGAATTCATTATGAAACATGATTTAGCAAACTTGGTCTCGTTTGAAAGCTGAGAAATCCCTTTTTGGTATAAAAATATAATCAAACATAAAATCTACATGAACTGGGTGAAAAGCTATCCCAAAAACAAGGCAGAAAATTGTATTCAGAAATCTCTGAAATGCTTTAAATTGAGTTTCAAGATAAAGTAAAGATCAATCCCAATAAATTGAGAGTACCCATGGCTAGTTTTTTAGAAGTAATATAGTTTAAACATCAAATTATAGGAAAAACCTAACTTGTTTCATGAACcctaaaatcaaattcaaaaggaACAAGCATGAATTCGTTTTAAACATTATAAATCCATCGTAAAGAGCATCATAAGAGTATGAAGAAGCTTCAATTTCATTGAATATCAAATCAAAGAACTAAAATCATTAAAATCAATTCAAAAACAGTTAGAAAGAATAATTCCTCCTACCTTTTGTGTAGCAAACGGATCCAAAAAACACCCAATTAAATCAATCTATGTGAAACAAGCTTCAATCTTTAATTTGTTTGAtagaatttttcttttatttgatgtAGGGAGGAAGAGAAAATCAGAAGTGAAAGCAAAGATATGAATTTAATTCAAAGATTAAAGCTTATCAAAGAAATTTAAATGACCAAAATACCCTTCTTTAGACTTAAACTCAACACACACCCAAGGCAGGTGTCAATTTTTCGCAAATTCGAGTATAAAAACTCTATTCACGTCTGTACACGCTACGGGAAGGCTCACACAAAGAGAAATATTATTTCTCAAACAAAAACCAAGTGTTTCTCAATTGAAACACAACGACAACTAGATTCACACTCCacaatgtgtaacttctaggatTGCACcctaatattttaagaaaaagaaCGCGGGCATTACATTATTACCCACTTAAAAAGAATTTCATCCTGAAATTCAAAACAAAGAAAGAGACTTACGCACGTTACCTCCTAGTAACTCCATACAATTCTCGCGGATCTCAGATTCAAGCTCCCTTCAGAGTTGTGGTGTTGCTAAATCACCTCCACAAATATGATCGTCTTTTCTGTTTTACGGTCTCAATTCTCTATTGAGACCCTTCTTCTTCTTAGCTGAAGCAGAATACGCTAAAATCACACTATTCAGAATCAATAAAATAAACATTTAAAAGGTTAACTTTGTTAGTAACTACTCATTACTAACAACCCAATCATATACATATCAAAGTATCTGGTTGTTTTTTCTACATTTCAGAAAATAAAGAGATTCTTAACACTTTGTCAAAACCTTTAATGAAATCAATGTTTCAGTACCAAAATTTCCAAACAAAACTGAGTAAAAGTGTGGAAAACACTTATGCAAAACAAAGAAAATCCCAAAGAAAATCGAAAcgtatgctctgataccaactgtgacagccCGGAAAAATTTTGCCTTCCGATCGGCCGTGGAGTTCGGTCAACCGGCAAGTTCCAAATCCTCCGAGCTGCCATAAAAATAATAACCAAAAGTAATAAGGTACAAATATATGTTTAAACATCTTAATAAGACAGGATAGCTACACTGTTTTTCAGAAACTGCAGTTTCAGCAATCGACATTCAAAAATTCGTATAAAAATCATTACACAATGAAATTCAGAAGTTTTGGTACTATTAAAAAGCTAAGAAACCCTGCATTGACATAAAAATGGTAAACAAGGGTAATGAGGTAAAAAACTATGTTTAAATCTCTCAACTATACATGACAGAAGTGCCGTCCTTCAGAAAATTCAGTTTTAGTAGTCTGTAATCAAAAATTCGGGTATAATTCATTATGCAACATAATTTAGCAAACTTGATCTCGTTTGAAAGCTTGGAAATCCCTATTTTGTATAAAAATATAATCAAATATAAAAGCTACATGAACTGGGTGAAAAGCTAGCCCAAAAACAAGGCAGAAAATTGTATTCAGAAATCTCTGAAATGCTTTAAATTGAGTTTGAAGATAAAGTAAAAATCAATTCCAATAAATTGAGAGAACCCATGGATAGTTTTTTAGAAGTAATACAGTTTAAACATCAAATTATATGAAAACCCTAACTTGTTTCATGAACCCTAGAATCAAATTCAAAAGGAACAAGCATGAATTCGTTTTAAACATTATAAATCTATCATAAAGAGCATCATAAGATTATGAAGAAGCTTCAATTTCATTGAATATCAAATCAAAGGACTGAAATCATTAAAATCAATTCAAAAACAGTTAGAAAGAAGAATTCCCCCTACCTTTTGTGTAGCAAACGGATCCAAAAACCACCCAATTAAATCAATCTATGTGAAACAAGCTTCAATCTCTAATTtgtttgattgaatttttctttctttgatgtAAGGTGGAAGAGAAAATCAGAAGTGAAAGCAAAGATATGAATTTAATTCAAAGATTAAAGcttataaaataaattaaaatgacCAAAATACCCTTCTTTAGACTTAAACTCGACACATACCCAAGGCAGATGTCAATTTGTCGCAAATTCGAGTATAAAAACTCTATTAACGTTTGTACACGCTACGGGCAGGCTCACACAAAGAGAAATATTATTTCTCAAACAAAAAATGTTTCTCAATTGAAACACAACGACAACTAGATTCACACTCCacaatgtgtaacttctaggatCGCACcctaata
This genomic stretch from Papaver somniferum cultivar HN1 chromosome 5, ASM357369v1, whole genome shotgun sequence harbors:
- the LOC113279745 gene encoding uncharacterized protein DDB_G0286299-like, whose product is MKSKKQKKPVIADDEPKKKTVSDEQEEIDSVETLKEMQIKAKGDALKKNPEATPSRKSQILKYQVSPQVSPSSPRPEKDTKEKKKAKKAAPKEVLSDDTDNEDDNTNDAEDVKQAVDHQKKRKRHEPKQSKDLRRMKKKQIEKSESEEEEEEESNKQCVFYKQGALNYFLFLLCIS